In Cryptomeria japonica chromosome 5, Sugi_1.0, whole genome shotgun sequence, the genomic window TTCTTGGTCTTCAATGAAATAAGTGACGTAGACCAAGAAGTAAGCACCATGTCATTCTGAACCTGCTCTGTTtaaattttgatattatagatcaactgaaacacatatgtgttaaaatCCCATTGTTACAAGCTATAAAGGATGTTGCTGTATACAGCAAGGCACTTAGGGAACCATGTCTAAAGAATCCTGGTAGAAAGAAAAAAGATCTGCAAACAGTGCATGCAATGGGTCAATTAgctaatattatgttaggaaaagttttaattcctaagtatgttgatcctggtagccctgttgtgaatatagtcatcaaTGAAACACATATAAAGAATTATTTTATAGATTTGGGAGCAACCATTAATGttatgacaagggatattatgTAGCGACTTGAAATAACTAGTCTCAGACTACACCTATAGCCCTACAACTTGCTGATAGTTCTACAGTTCAGCCTGATGTtatgattgaagatatagttgttGCTTTGAATTCTTGGGAATACACTAcaaactttatgattttatctcctaaggccacattaggaggatatccggtgatcttggaaagaccttggcttgctacagctgatgcatatattggatgtcggtCAGGGGATATGACGATCTTAGATGGAAACACTaccaaaacattagctttgtattctcccgCTCAACCCCAATTCGATCAACGATAAGTCATTTGGCCTAATTTGGGGGAAgaatttgaagaaagatttgactctatcaatcaccttatgatgattaatagaggaccattcatgcaacttcatgatgatgactaaattctttataaaattctgacaaatgagttaagGCAAGAGCAGCAGTTGCAAGAGTTAGTACCAAATATTTCAGAATCAGACTTTCCTACAACCACTGATATATTGCGCACTCTGTTGTTGTAGGAAGTCtatacttctcatttttctgatgtatcttagattgatcttactatcaaagtggaagttgattcaaacaaatatttgaatatcaatagtaatCTTATAGAAACTCAAAGAGTAGCACTTGTGGActtgctcaaatgtcataaacatgcttttgcatgggattacaaggatatgcatggaattgatACTACAGTTTGTACCCActgtatctacataaaagaagactgTAGACCACTTAGACAGCCACAGAGAAGAATCAATcatgcattaagagaaatagttaaagaagaattgcaaaagttgttaaatgctggatttatctatcctatttcagatagtcaatgggtatcacctttagtgatagttcctaagaaaggaggaaaatggagtgtATGTGTTGATTACAGAGCCTTAAACTTGGCAaccaggaaggatcattttccattaccatttgtggatcaggtattagactctttggcaAGGAAGTgatacttctcatttcttgatggattcagtggctacaaccatattcaaattgccccagaggatcaagaaaagactacatttacttgtccttggggaacatatgcatattatgttcttccttttggattatgtaatgctccaactacttttcaaagagcagtgataagcatattCTCAAATATTTCTCAGGACACCATAGacatttatatggatgattttataaCCTATGGTttagaatttgaagaagcattggagAACCTGAATAAAGTTTTGTAACGGTGTGAAGACTATAATTTgtcattgaatagtgaaaagtgcttcatgatgatgcaggaaggtatagttcttggtcatcatatctctataaatggaatacaagttgacccaacaaaaataaaagttattcaaaatatcactgtagcggtaaagcaaaaagatgtcagaagttaTTCAACAAGCAGTAGGGGATCATTCTAGGCATTGAATTGGTGGGTATACCTTCTAGTTCAGGATCTAGTTTGGGTGCTCCTTCCTCTTCCCCTGTTTCAGAGGTTCAAGAAAGGTGCTTGAGCTTATTGCCCTGTGTTTCAGGCTCTTTTTCATATTTTTGTCTTTTGTTAGATTTCATATGTTATAGAAGCAAAGACTGTTGGGGTTTTCATGAGAACAATTTGAATATTTCTCAAAATTTTTTTGTAGaattttatattatcattaaacTCTGGTTCATATGACTTGTTGGCTAAGACCCAAAACCATAGGTAGATAGAACAAGTTGAAGATAGTTGGTCTTGATTCAACCGAATTgagattaggtttttatttaaaATATCAAACTCTCTCTATGTTTATTATGTTTTTAATCTAATATATAATGACTGCGATCTTTTATCAACAAAAAAGAAATAGtataaaatataatgaaaataaatatctttaattgttttctttttattttcttatttattgtatattcaaagaaaattttataattatattaattttaataccattataattttttaaaatttaaaattgcttATTTATAAATAGCATAcaaaaatttatttcaaatttattaaaatggACACATAAATCTTGAAAATGTGTAAAGTATTCATAAATAATCAATAAAAGATAAATTATTTTGGACTTTATTTGCAATAATGATTGCAAATGAACCTTTGTACTTTTCAACTTtatgcaaataaatatttaataaaaaatatgatgTATATTTTAATATGCAACTAATatcttgaaataatcaaaataatcaaaatgtgaatagactctttggtagtttgTTGATAAGGTTGAATTTTTGACCGAATTGATATCCTTCAATCTAACAATTGTACTCTCATATCAAATAGTTACACAacttaaaaaatgataaaaaaaattcatataaaatataataactaaaaaatcaccaaaataaagattaaaaaaacttaaaattaaatttattaaactaacaattttttaatatattcattTTTAACTATTCTAAATTATCCTAACTCACAAATTCCTTACACTATACCCACTACAACTTAAAATACCATTGCTAATTATGGCATCATTTAAGAGAATAACCTTTATTAGtattttaataaaacaattaaataaatttagtggTAATTAAATtccataataataataaatgcttaatttaaattttttcattTGGCACATAGTAGGTGGCATTTTATGAAGGGCTTATTAGTCTAATTGAAATTTTATGAAACAATAATGAAGAAACTCGAATGTGTCCATTTTGATTTATGGTAAAAGacgaaaaattaatttttatggcAATAAAAATGAATGACCACAATCAATTACGTTCcaacaaaatattagaaaattacTCGATTTTTTTCCCTCCTCACATTTGATTCACtacttatttttattttaaagaataaaaacaaaaacctAAGGAAATTGTATACCcaccaataaaaaaataaaaattgagagagaaatgattttattaaataaattatgaaaaaCAATAAGATCAATTTTTGACAGTtttcaaaacaaaaattaattgaaaaaataagCGAAACTAAAACATTAATCTCTCCCTATAGATAAGAAAAGACATCATTTATTAAAAAATCCTTTATGAATTATATTAAACTATTTTGTCAAACATAATGACAAAATGAGTATTAACATAATATACAATTTTCTCCATTACATGGGTCAATCCATTACAACTTTAGGAGAAATTGCTACATTCTTGAAGATTCGTGGTAATCAATATGCACGCTTCTAGAAAGAGTGGAACCATTTGAATAGAAACAAATAATCCCTTGAAGAGGCTCGAATAACTCCTGCACGGGTTCCTCTAACTACACTCCCAATTTCTATGGGATTAATCTATGCAAACGTTATCAGTGGGGCCACTGCACTGTTGACATTAATTCAAGTGTGGAATTTAGTGCAATCTGTTAAAGTGATACCGTATTTGTCTAATGGGGCCACTGCAACGTTGACATTAATTCAAGTGTTGAATTTAGTGCAATCTGTCAAAGTGATACCGCATTTGATTATAATGCTTTTACATTTGGGCACTGGCTATCCAGGGGAGCAGGAAGTGGCAGGCACAGAAGGCACGGACCGAGGAAGCACGGCTATTCAGGCGGTGCAAATTTTCCCCTGGATAGCCAGTGCcattagatttgattgtgtgatgaTGATACTATTTTGAAAAGTCTCCATTAATACTTTTCAATCACGAATTTTTTGAAAAGTCTCCAGTATTAATCACGAATTTTTTGAAAAGTCTCCATTCATACTTTTCAAATACGAATATTCGCGGTCGCGGAGAGAAGTCTCACATAAACAGCGTTCTTCTTGGTCTTCAATGAAATAAGCACCGTAGACCAAGAAGTAAGCGCCGTGCCGTTCTGAACCTGCTCTGTTTTGATAATGTACCGCTTAGTTTAAATTGCACGAATGTAATAATTAAGTTACCCGTTGATTAAGCGAGGTTCACCTCCAAAGGGACAACAACTAGCTCTCTTCCATTAGAGTTGATGGCTTGCCAAAAAATTATGTTGTTCCGTAAACAGACGGGTTGGGAGATCGGTGGCGTAATTCTTATTTGCTGGTATTTGGCCGCCCCTGCTGTTGCCCAATGCAATCCTGAATGGTGTGGGTCGCAGCAGAATGTGAGTTATCCATTTTGGATATCCAATCCAAGTTGTGGGCGTCCCGGTTTTCAGATCAAATGCAGTGAGAAGGAGAATGGGAATTCAAGTCTATTTCTTGGCGTTTTAGTAAATGGTACAGCGACGAAGCTTGAGATCCTGGAGATCGATTATGCGGGCTTTCTGATCGTCAATTCCACTGATCTAAAAGCCATGTCATGTAATTATACAGATGATGCCTCTGTGCTGTTAGAGTTACCTGCAGATGGCCCCTTCACCATTTACACTTCCAATAAATTCGTGGTCATTGGTTGCAGTTCCACACGTTCTTTCACTCTTAATGGTCAATTAGGGAAATGTGAAGCTGCATGTCTAAATCAGCAAGATCCAAGCTACTGCAACTTGTATGGGTGTTGTGAAGCTGCTATTCCAGGAGATCAGAGGGTGATAAAGTTCACGGGTGGGGGAATAAAGTATAAAGAATTTCCCGAATGCGGGTTCTCCACTATTCTCGACCCAGATACTTGGAAGTTGCCTAAAGGCGAACTTGGCTTCTTTGCGAGGGGTCATTACGGCATGCGCCTCAAGTGGGACATCGACCTCTTTGAACTGCTCGACGGCCAAAGGGACAGCCAATTACTCTTGCGCCAATGCAGCCGAATGTTTAAACGCAACACAGGACGCCCATGTATGCAAATGCCTTACGGGCTATGAAGGGAGTGGGTACTCTAAAGGCACCGGTTGCACAGGTATGATCTCCACACTTTTCAAATTTTGTACAGTTTCTCGTATAATATGGTCTCCTTTATTATCACTGCCTTCTAGATTTCCTTCACTCGTTCACGGTGAGAATGGATGTACAGATGTGAATGACTGCAATCAAGGAGAAAATGAGTGCGTTGAACCATCGGAGGGGCGTATATGTCGTAATCTGCCTGGCACTTACTATTGTTCATGTGCAAAGGATTACAGTGGAAACGGCTTTCAAAACGGGACAAGATCTCAGTCGCCGAGCTCAAATAACTCTGTAAGATCTGCAATTATAGGTAACTGGTTTACTTGGCATCTGTGTCTTtacatttaatgcattataaaatattaaatatctgTTTAAGTTGTTATGAAGAGAATGAATTCAAAAGTAATTAGAGGTTAACCTTATTTTACAAAGGCTGTTGATTTTCttgatatatatttaaaataaataaataaagaattatatTTTGATTGATGCTCGAATGTTagtatatttttttaattcttaaagttCAATTCTAAGTTATTACAGATTGAATTTCTTATAAcaatttaactaatttttttttaaagatgtaTACTCCTGCTAATATTTTAAACAGAAAAATTATCATTGAGAATTTTCTGTTTGTTGATTCCATAGGGTCTGTTTCTCATTCTTTGGAGTTTCATTTGTAATGTGTGGATTATTCTGGTACCTGAGGAGGCGTCAGTTGAAATATGCCGGTGACAAGAATTTCATGGAGAATGGGGGACTTGATATGCAGGAACGCATAGCTTCCATGGGGGGAAGAGAGCTCATCAGAATGTTTTCAGAAACAGAGTTAAAAATAGCCTCCAACAATTATTCAGTAGAGTTACGAAAAGGCGGCTTTGCAACCGTGTACAAAGGAGTTCTCCCAGATGGCATGCCAGTGGCGATCAAAAAGCCTAAAGCATTTTCCTCTGACTTTATTAACGAAATTGTGATTTTATCCCACATCAATCACAGAAATGTTGTAAAATTGATTGGTTGTTGTCTCCGTACTCAGCTTCCATTGCTTGTCTACGAATTTGTGCCAAATGGAACACTCTCTCAGCATTTACACTCACCAGAAAGGCACTTGCCCTGGGAAAGAAGGCGGCAGATTGCCATAGAGACAGCAGAGGGTATAGCATATGTGCATCGTGAGGCCTCTCAGCCCATTTTCCATCGCGACATAAAATCATCAAACATTCTTCTGGATGACACATTTACTTCAAAAGTGGCAGACTTCGGTATTTCTCGTCTGCGACCTTCTGATGAAATGCTTCTCAGCACCATGTTTCCCTCAGGCACGCCTGGTTATGTGGATTCCGAGTTCATAAGAAGCAACCAGTTTACTGAGAAGAGTGATGTTTTTAGCTTTGGTGTAGTTCTGGCGGAGCTTCTTACTGGTCTTAAACCTGTATTGTCTCGACATGGTGAGAAGTACTTTTTATATGACCATTTCCTATCTGCAATTAATGATGGCTGCTTAACAAATATTTTAGATCCCAAAATAGTGGATGAGGAAAATCAAGGGCAGATGGAGAATATGGCGAAACTTGCAAAGGCATGTTTGCACGAGGAAGGAATAGAAAGGCCGTCGATGAGAGAGGTAGTGGATGAGCTTGTTTGGATAAGAGCAGCTACAAAACAGGCAAGACATTTAAATATGGATGCTACTCTCCCTGCGCAGAAAGCTATTTCCACACAGGCAACTCTCCAGCATTACAGCGGCAAAGTCGTTGATGAGACTACTTCATGGGATTATCATAGTTCTCTCACTCATATTGTTTCTGAGGACCCTTCTAGTTCGTTGATTCAGATGTCAGATGCTCATGGAAGATAATCAAGAGAACACAACATTAAGAAACCCATTCCTAGAGTTTTCATATTTTCTAGAATAGGGTATCTATTGAATTTGAAATTGGTATCTATTGTATACGGGTGAGATTTTAGAATCAGACATCCGTTTTTAATTGGcatatattttctatttgttcttGTACACAATTAAGTATTATTCAATACATAATTTAGAAGCTTGAAGAAACATAAATTTAATCTTGTCATGATCTCCATTGGTgcatatgtttatttattttgtttgatttggttaatttacctcttttatatatatatgagctgGTTAAAAAGATAAGACCACACTCATATATAAAGTGTATAGATTTAACACCTTTGAAGAAAATATATGAAATTACATATAATAACATTGTTATCATTTAATGACTAGAAACCTGCAGAACTTCGGCAATGTTTGACTCAATTTCGCTTTTCGAATTTTAAAAGCAATTAAGTCAATCTGTGTGCTAGCAGTATGGTCAGTTTGTCAAGCAGACATTTTGACCGAGCCCACTCTTTCTTGGCTTCCTTAAACACCATAACATCTACTAGCCCTCTGCGATTAATTTTGATGCCTTGTGAAAAAATAATGTCGTTTCCTACATAGATGCGGTGGCAGATCGGTGACGTAATTCTTATTTGGTGGTATTTGGCCGCACCTGCCGTTGCACAATGCAATCCAGAATGGTGTGGGTCGCAGCAGAATGTGTGTTATCCATTTTAAATATCCAATTCATGTTGTGGACTCTACTTCTGGGCATCAGCAATGGGGATTGTTCGACGGCCAAGTACTCTTGCGTCGATGCAGCCGAATGTTTAAACGCAACACAGGGCGCCCACACATGCAAATGTCTATTGGGTTATGAAGGGAGTGGATACTCTAACGGCACCGGTTGCACAGGTATGATCtccacacttttcaaatttagaatCGCTGGGTCTGTTTTTCAGTCACTGCCTCTTAGATTTCCTTCACTCTTTGACGACGAAAATGGATGTACAGATGTGGATGAATGCAGTCAAGAAGACTTGAATGAGTGGATCGAACCATCGCGGGGTATATGTCACACTACTACACGGGGGTTTTAAGACAATTTATCTTATCTATTGTCTTAAATATTGTGTTTAAGAGTGTCTTAAAATTATTGTCTTAAAAAATTGTCTTTATAAAGACAAGAAAAAACACCAGTATTATTGTCTATTGAGagaattttatttttgtctctttagAAACTTTAGCTATAAGAAAAAACATATTGTCTCTATAAAGACAAATATGTCTTtaagtgtcttaatactcatgtgcttgaacatggtatggtgccacaagtttttgatgaattgaagtcactaaaattatagcttgaggaggtgttagctagagaggaaatctattggagacagaaatctagagagttatggctttcagatggtgacaagaatacaaaattttttcattcttcaactaagattaaaagatgtaagaataggatatcttgtattcagtgtcagaatgggaatttattgacagagccagaggacattgctttagaggcaattaggttttttaagtcattattatcttcggaaaatggaaatctcagcaatgatattatatctaatattcctcctttagtatctttggaagacaataagatgttgatgtctcccttttccttagaagaagttaagagtgttgtctttgccatgaatctagATAAAGCTCCAGgactagatggttttactcctttattttttcagaaatgttgggattttttgggaaatgatgttttattggctcttgaggaagctaggagaaataggtctattttaaaagaacttaatactacaatgattgcaattattcctaaaaaagaggatactaagacttttgctgacttctgccccattgctttatgtaacactttgtataagatatttacgaagacaatttcccttaggttggcaaaaattctacctaggatcatttcattggagcaaggtggttttgttctcgGAAGGGAGACAACAGAGGGTgtaattgtagcacatgaggtgctgcattctatttccacccaatgAACCtcggccatgatacttaaactagacatgatgaaggcttatgacagagTAGAGTGAGGGGCTTTTTGTActattcttgagaagttaggtttttccaaggcctgggtcaaatggattcgtgcatgtatttcttttgcaagattctcagttttaattaatggttctccttgtggttttttcacttcctctaggggtttgagacagggagatcccctttctccctttttgtttattctcctagctgaaacctttatttgggctattagggctgctaaagtgggggggctttggaaaggtataaggattccgAATATTCCCCagagtatttctcattgtctctttgcagatgatactctgttatttggacatgcttcattagttgaggcaaaagtgattaaaggaataatacaaaattatgcatcattttttggtcagaaagtgaatggtgataaatcaaagatttttttccttaatacatcacaactggttcagtataggttgcaatccttttggggatttgagactggaaatcttccatgtacttaccttgggattcctttctttgataaataggataagattggtttttgggataagattatttcggtcatttctcaaaaattctctcatggaatcacagatggttaactttggcaagtaaaattgttctcatcaagtttgttttaaatgttgttcccatatatctcatgtctgttttgaagtcttcaaaagcagccattgttagtttacaggatactctaagagattttctttgaaacaataataaagatggcaagaagaatctctctttagttgcatgggataaggtatgtttgcctaaggaacttgggggaacatgaattcggagtctggagaatcagaatttagccttaagtgctaagttggtttggaaattatatgacaaacctagctccttatgggcacaaattatgtttgccaaatatttaaataatggaccgagagagtacatttttaaagtctcaaatttgcctttgggttctgctatttggaatttcctttgtaaatgtagatcagttattttgcctcatctcttatggattgttcataatggtagaaaggtcagattttgggatgaagtatggaatggacacacacctttggtgaatattagggattggtctcctctgatcactattctttcctccctttggggtgtttttgtagcagattattttgaaattgtgactactgg contains:
- the LOC131076359 gene encoding wall-associated receptor kinase-like 1; this encodes MCGLFWYLRRRQLKYAGDKNFMENGGLDMQERIASMGGRELIRMFSETELKIASNNYSVELRKGGFATVYKGVLPDGMPVAIKKPKAFSSDFINEIVILSHINHRNVVKLIGCCLRTQLPLLVYEFVPNGTLSQHLHSPERHLPWERRRQIAIETAEGIAYVHREASQPIFHRDIKSSNILLDDTFTSKVADFGISRLRPSDEMLLSTMFPSGTPGYVDSEFIRSNQFTEKSDVFSFGVVLAELLTGLKPVLSRHGEKYFLYDHFLSAINDGCLTNILDPKIVDEENQGQMENMAKLAKACLHEEGIERPSMREVVDELVWIRAATKQARHLNMDATLPAQKAISTQATLQHYSGKVVDETTSWDYHSSLTHIVSEDPSSSLIQMSDAHGR